A window of the Nyctibius grandis isolate bNycGra1 chromosome 9, bNycGra1.pri, whole genome shotgun sequence genome harbors these coding sequences:
- the ARL5A gene encoding ADP-ribosylation factor-like protein 5A: protein MGILFTRIWRLFNHQEHKVIIVGLDNAGKTTILYQFSMNEVVHTSPTIGSNVEEIVVNNTRFLMWDIGGQESLRSSWNTYYTNTEFVIVVVDSTDRERISVTKEELYKMLAHEDLKKAGLLIFANKQDVKECMTVAEISQFLKLTSIKDHQWHIQACCALTGEGLCQGLEWMMSRLKIR from the exons ATGGGGATCCTCTTCACCAGGATATGGAGGCTGTTTAATCACCAGG agcacAAAGTAATCATTGTTGGTCTGGATAATGCAGGAAAAACGACCATTCTGTATCAATT CTCCATGAACGAAGTGGTGCACACCTCGCCCACCATCGGGAGCAACGTGGAGGAGATCGTGGTTAACAACACGCGCTTCCTGATGTGGGATATCGGGGGGCAGGAGTCGCTCCGCTCCTCGTGGAACACCTACTACACCAACACCGAG TTTGTGATAGTTGTTGTGgacagcacagacagagagcgGATTTCTGTGACTAAGGAAGAACTGTATAAAATGTTAGCCCATGAG GACTTAAAAAAAGCAGGTTTGCTGATCTTTGCTAACAAGCAAGATGTTAAAGAGTGTATGACAGTAGCTGAAATATCTCAGTTTCTGAAGCTGACTTCAATTAAGGATCACCAGTGGCACATTCAGGCGTGCTGTGCTCTAACTGGAGAGGG ACTGTGCCAAGGACTCGAATGGATGATGTCAAGACTTAAGATCAGATGA